The Leptospira andrefontaineae genomic sequence TTGGATACTTGACCGATACTTAAAAATTCGTCCTTATCCACTACATTCTCCAAAATCTAAACTTAAAGTGAACTTTAAGTATGAATTTTATCCAAACAGCATTCTAAGCACAAACATTTTCGAATTTTTTCCGGAAAAATCATAAAAAAACTTATCCAGGCTCTTTACTTCAAGTTCACTTTAACTTGTAGAATATGCTTACCGAAATAAAGTAAGGGTGTTCTATAATGTTATTAGAAAAGATCAGCACCGGCTCTAGCCTCCGATTAGGAATTATACTAGCGAGTACCAGAAAAGGAAGATTCGGAGAAACTGTCGCAAAATGGTTCGAAGAGATCTCTAGACAAGATTACAGATTTGATACGGATTTAATCGATCTTTCTGAATTTTCTTTACCTTGGGACATGTCGAAGGATATGGACTCGGACCTTCCTTTATTCTCGGAAAGAATAGCAGAAGCGGATGCTTTTGTAGTAATTACACCGGAGTATAACCACGGATATCCTGCTTATTTAAAGTTGGCAATTGACTCACTTCATGAAGAGTGGAATGC encodes the following:
- a CDS encoding NADPH-dependent FMN reductase is translated as MLLEKISTGSSLRLGIILASTRKGRFGETVAKWFEEISRQDYRFDTDLIDLSEFSLPWDMSKDMDSDLPLFSERIAEADAFVVITPEYNHGYPAYLKLAIDSLHEEWNAKPLGFVSYGGSSGGLRAVEQLRNVFAELRMTTIRDCVSFHWAHARFHNGRPTEEFRYASSAEKLLNELYWWGNVLKQARMNFPQSVLRS